The window GCAGGCAGCTGGTTTCCTGCGCATTCAAAATGCAAAGAACCCGCTCGATAAAAGTGCCGTACACCCGGAGCGTTACAACATCGTATCTAAAATGGCGGCAGATGTAAACTGCACCATTGATGAGCTGATGCAGGACAAGGAGAAGCGCCAGGCCATCGATCTGAAGAATTATGTAAGCGAAGAAGTTGGTTTGCCAACCCTGCAGGATATTCTTAGTGAGCTTGAAAAACCAGGAAGAGATCCCAGGAAAGAGTATGAGCTATTTTCTTTTGCGGATGAGGTACATGAAGTTTCCGATCTTAAAGTAGGCATGAAGCTGCCGGGCATTGTTACAAACGTAACTAATTTTGGTGCTTTTGTGGATATTGGCGTACATCAGGATGGGCTGGTGCACATCAGCCAGCTGGCAGACCGCTACGTGGGCAATCCTGCAGAAGTGGTGAGTGTACAGCAGAAGGTGGAGGTAACCGTAACAGAGGTAGATGTTGCCCGCAAGCGCATTGCCCTTAGTATGAAGAAAGATCCATTTGGTACCGAACCTAAGGAGCCTAAAGGCAAATCCAATGAGCAATCCTCAAAAGGGGGTAAGAAACAGGAGGGAGGCAGGTCCGGTAAAAAGGAGGAGCCCAAAGCGGAGTCTCAGGATATGAATGCCATGCTTCTAAGCCTGAAGAATAAATTCAGGAGCTAGATACAACTTTTTTGCTTTTTAAGCAGAGAGATTGCTTTCAAAACGGCCTCTGCAGATTTGCTGAGGCCGTTTTTATTAGCTTGTAGTATTTGAGCAATAATGCACCCCAAGGCAGCGAAGTGACGTGTAACGGTCGCACGTTTCTTCGCCGGGACTGCTGCTGTAATTCGGTTTCCCTGCGTGTAGATACCAGATCGCCGCGCTCCGCTCGCGAAGACAGGGCCTGCGGGTTTTAGATAATCACTTGTTATAACAATTGAGCCCCTTTGGCATCAGGCTTTTTGAATTTTGAATAAAGTGTGAGCACTCGCAAGAAAGTCCTTAAACAGAAAAAGCGGCCCATGCTATGAGCCGCTTTTTGAGGAGGAGAGAGGAATGCTATTCCTCGCCGACCAGCTCTTTCCACTGGGCGAATCGTTCAGAAATCTTTGCCTGCATCTTCGCGTAATTATCCCAGGTATCCTGTACATGGTAGATAGAGGGCAGCGAGCCTGCTAATAAATCAGTATAGTCTTTTCTGTATATACCACCACCGTAGTAGAAATAGGCAAAGAGGTTGCCCTGGCGGTTAAACAGTTCATATCCCAGGTAGCCATCCCAAAGCTCACTTAAAATGGTGCAGCTGATTTCCCTGCGCTGAAAACGGAATACCTGGATACCTGCCTCATCTTCGAAATATTCAGAATACAGTTCATTTTCGATGATCCACCCCAAAAACATGCCGATGTGCACATAAGCCTGCTCAATTGGTAAGGATTCAGGGAAATTTCCCAGAAAATGATTCCTTGCATTATCGTATATATTCTTTTCCAAAGGAGAGGATTTACTGTTCTTTAAGACATCCATTGTTGGGTGATTTAGAAGCGCTTATGGATAAGATTGATTACCATTGCAATTGTCAAATTACCGAATATTTTGGCTGTCAATAAAGATGATGTAATATATTACTAAGGAATGGTGGAAAGAGGTCTGTCACCAAAGAAGAAATAACAGAGTAAAATTGCGGCTATAATACCAACAATATCAGCAATAAGGCCACATGCCACAGCATATCTGGTTTTAGTAATATTTACCGAACCAAAGTATAAAGCAATCACATAGAAGGTAGTTTCCGTTGATCCTTGCATGATACTCACCAGGGTGCCGGGAAAAGAATCGGCACCATAATTTTGCATGGCTTCTACCATCATTCCCCTGGCACCACCACCACTAAATGGTTTGATCAATGCAGTTGGCAGTGCTGGCACAAAACGTGTATCCAGTCCAGCCAGTTCTACTAATCCTGCTATACCATTAATCAATAAAGGAAGTGCACCGCTAGTACGAAAGATACCGATCGCTACCAGGATGGCCACCAGATAGGGAATAATTTTAACAGCCACTGTAAAACCTTCCTTTGCCCCTTCTATAAATGCTTCATAGGCATTTACTTTTTTACGCCAGGCCATCAGGATAAAGGTAATAATGATACTGAAGATAATGATGCTGCTTACCTGGCTCGAGGCAACAGAAATCTCATCAGAGCTAAGGGTGCTGAAGTAAGCAATCAGACCGGCTATGAACAAGGTAAGGGTGCCCAGGTAGAAGAGTACAACCCTGTTGAAAAGGTTAATCTGCTGAAAAAAGGAAACAGCAATCAACCCTGCAATGGTAGAAAAATAGGTTGCCAGTAAGGTGGGAATAAAAATATCTGCCGGATTAGCGGCACCCTGCTGTGCGCGGTAAGCCATGATACTCACCGGTATGATAGTTAAGCCGGAGGTATTAAGCACCAGGAACATAATCTGTGCATTGGTGGCTGTATCAGGCTTGGGATTCAGGGTCTGGAGTTCTTCCATGGTTTTCAAACCCAGTGGCGTCGCGGCATTATCCAGTCCCAGCATATTGGCTGAAAAGTTCATGACCATGGGTCCGAAAACAGGATGGTTAGGTGGTACCGCCGGAAATATTCTTTTAAAGAACGGACCGATAATTTTGTAAATACCTTCTACCACGCCTCCTTTTTCACCAAGACGCATAAGTCCCATCCAGAGGGCTAACACACCTGTTAAAAACAGGGAAAGCTCGAAGCCTGTTTTTGCCATTTCAAAGGTAGATTCTACAATGGCAGGGAAAACAGCCGTATCTCCAAAAGCCAGCAGTTTGAACATGGCTACAACAAAGGCAATCAGGAAAAAGGCGATCCAGATGTAATTAAGAACCATGAATAGGGTTATTGTGGGCGAAAGAATATGAATTAGAGAGATTGCTGCAGGCTTCTAACAGTTTTAACAGCCAGAAGTATCTGTTTTATCAGGTGCCGGTACCTGATTAATCAAGTTAAGTATATGACAGGCTGCAAGTCCGGCAGTTTCGGTGCGTAACCTGCTGGGACCAAGGCTTACAGGCTTTAAATCATGCTCCAAAGCTACGCTGATTTCTTCATTAGAAAAATCACCTTCCGGTCCGATCAAGATACAATAGTCATGATGGCTACCTGCTGCCTGCATCAGGTGCGAACGAGGCTCCTCATCCACATAAGCAATGAATTTATGGATATTTTCATCAGCCAGTGAATCAATGAATGCTCTATACCCAACAGGCTCATGAATACGGGGCATCTGAAAATTGAGAGATTGTTTCATGGCACTGACTGCCTTTTTGTAAAGCCGGTCTGGATTGATCTTTACTCTTTCACTGTGCTGGCACAACAGAAGACTCACCTGGTCTATCCCCAGCTCAACGCATTTCTCGAGCATCCACTCCAGCCGGTCTGTATTTTTGGTAGGCGCAATGGCCAGGTGAATGCTATAGGGCCTTGCTGCCTGTTCTTTTTCACTAATAATGGTAAAGGAACAGCGGGTTGGATTCGCATCCTTCAGCTGGCATTCAAACAGCTGATTCCTGCCATTAGTCACCCAGATGGTATCACCGGCACGATGGCGTAACACACGTGCGCAATGTTTACTTTCCTCTTCGGTTAAGCTAAGAAGCTGTGGCGTTTCCGGCTGATAGAATACTTGCATTTTGCAAAGATAGGAGATAGAAAACAAAAAAATCCTGACGTTGCCGGCAGGATTTTATAGATGTATGTTTTTTATCCTAAGCGCTGTTGCAGTCCACTTACCAGCGCAACATATTCCTGTTTTGCCTGCTCGGCAGATTTGCCTTTTTGTTCTTCCCATGCACCGTACTTGGCCATGGCTTTAAAATCGAATCCGCCGGGACGCTCTCCCTTGACATCGCCTTCGGTTGCCTGTTTGTAGAGGGCATAGAGCTTGAGCAGCTCCTCATTGGAAGGCCGCTTACTTAACTGCTGTGATTGGGATACAGCTTGCTGAAATTCTTGATCTGTTACCATAGGGCTAACTTAAATAATAGTATGTATGCATACAAATTTATCTTATGCATACATAACAAAAAAAGCCCTGAAATTTCAGGGCTTCGTATTTACTTAAAGAATGAGATCTAATTATCTGTTATCAACCTGGACATAAGGGCGATGAGTAGCACCTGTATATACCTGACGAGGACGGCCGATTGGTTCACGGTTTTCACGCATTTCCTTCCACTGGGCGATCCAGCCTGGCAAGCGGCCAAGTGCAAACATCACGGTGAACATTTCAGTAGGAATGCCCATGGCACGGTAAATAATGCCGCTGTAGAAGTCAACATTTGGATATAGCTTACGCTCGATGAAATAATCATCATTCAGCGCAGCATCCTCGAGTTTTTTAGCGATTTCCAGCACCGGATCATGAATACCCATTTTGGATAATACATCATCGGCTGCTTTTTTGATAATTCTGGCACGCGGATCAAAGTTTTTATATACCCGGTGTCCAAAGCCCATAAGGCGGAACGGATCGTTTTTATCCTTTGCCTTCTCCAGGTATTTATTGGCATCACCGCCATCAGCCTTGATCTGCTCCAGCATTTCAATCACCGCCTGGTTAGCACCGCCATGCAGCGGTCCCCACAGCGCGTTGATACCTGCTGATATAGAAGAATAAAGACTTGCCTGCGATGATCCTACAATCCTTACAGTAGAGGTAGAGCAGTTCTGCTCATGGTCGGCATGCAGAATCAGTAATGTATCCAGTGCTTTTGCCACAACAGGATCCGGGGTATAATCCTCTGCCGGAAGGCAGAACATCATGCGCAGGAAGTTGCTGCAGTAGTCCATCTTGTTATTGGGATAGATCACTGGGTGGCCCATTTCATTTTTATAGCACCAGGCAGCAAACGTTGGCATTTTAGCCAGTATGCGAATAATGCTAAGATTTACCTCATCCCCGCTGCGGTTTGGATCCAGTGAGCGTGGGTAAAAAGCAGTGAGGGTGCAAACCAGCGACGCAAGTACGCCCATGGGGTGGGCATTGGAGGGGAAGCCATCCAGAATCTTCTTGATGTCTTCGTGCACAAGCGTATGGTAGGTGATATCCTGCTTAAAACTTTCAAATTCCTGTTGCTTGGGCAGCTCACCATAAATCAGCAGGTAAGCAACCTCAAGAAAAGTGGATTTTTCAGCCAGGTCTTCTATGTTATAGCCTCTATATCGCAGAATTCCCTTTTCACCATCTAAAAAAGTAATGGCACTTTTAGTAGCTCCTGTATTTTTATAGCCTGGATCAAGTGTTATCAAGCCACTTTCGGAACGCAGAGTACTGATATCAATAGCCCGCTCGTTTTCTGTACCTTCAACAATCGGCAGTTGATAAGTCTGGCCATTATACTGAAGGGTAGCAAAATTATTGGACATGCCTAAGTATAGTTTTGGTTGTATACTACGTAAAATTTACGGTAGCGAATATAATACAAAATCCGGGGAAGACGAATCTGTTTAACATAATGGCCAAAAAATGTAATCTTTTTACAATATTATCAAACTGACCGCTCCTACAGAGGTTATATGGGACGAACAGAGTAGGTATGATTGAGGAGCTTTATCAATTCATAAATGTGGTTGTTGCAGCCATTCTTACCGGATTTATAGGCTGGGAACGCGAGCAGCGTAATATGCCTGCAGGCCTTCGCACCAATATGATTGTTGGGGTAAGCTCGGCCCTGCTGGTAATCCTGGGACACATGATGGTGGGGTACTATGACAGAGTGGATGCGGGGGCTGATTTACAGTATGATCCATTGCGGGTGGTGCAGGCCATCATCGTAGGGGTAGGTTTTATTGGTGGAGGTACTATATTAAAGGTACCCGAAAAAGAAAAGATCCGCTACCTCACCAGTGCTGCCACCATTCTTATTTCAGCAGGGATTGGAATTGCAGTTGCCCTTGAACGCTATGTACTATCAGTATTGGTCGTGGGGCTGATCCTGGTCGTCAATTACGGGATCCGCAAATGGGAAAACCATACCGGCAAGTCATCTGACTGATTGAGCTGTAAATTCACCCAATCCCCTTGTGACAGGATTTCCTTATATTGGGACGTAGGTTAATTTAGTTTATATTTGCAGCTTAAGCCATTTAAGATGCTATCAAGGATTGTAGTGTTTGCTCTTTTACTGGGAGGAATGCTATTTACAGCCTGTGTCCCGGTACGCAAGCAAACCTATCTGCAGGAACGTCAGAACGAGTTACAGCATTATCCAAAAGATACTGTTGTAAAGCGTTTTACCGCAGAAGAATATACATACAGATTACGGGCAGGCGATGTGGTTTCTGTTCGTATCACCAGCCTTACCCCGGAGCAGTGGGACTTCTTTCAAAAGAGCAATCCGGGAGGCGCACAGAACGGACAGCAGGATCCGTTGCTATCAGGCTATGTTATTTCCCCCGAAGGTGCCATCCAACTGCCGGTCGTAGGTGCTGTTACCATAGCCGGCTTATCGATCATAGAAGCCAATCAGCATCTGCAGCAGCAGGTAGAGCAATACCTTAAAAACCCTACAGTTCACATCAAGCTGCTCAATTTTAACTATACCTTATTAGGTGAGGTAAACTCCCAGGGCACCTTCAACACCTACGACCCAAGGATGAACATACTCCAGGCCGTAGGTAGGGCAGGGGGCTTAACAGAGTTCGCAGACAGGGCCAATGTAAAGATCGTTCGCAAAATGGGCGAAGAAGTAGAGATTGCCTTCGTGAACCTCCTGGACGATGATGTGATCACCTCCCCCTACTTCTACCTCCGCCCTGACGATGTGGTGGTGGTACGTCCGCTTAAAGTCAAGACCTTTAATAACTTCACTGCCAGGAATATATCGTTGGGTCTTTCCGTGCTTTCTATTCTAAGTATTCTTTATCTAAGAGTAATGTAATAGGACACAAATAAATGCTTAAAACTTGAGTGCTCATCAGGATTTTCTAAAGAAAAATGCAGTTATACATTAAACAGTACATCAGCCCTACATTCTAGGTATCAAATGGTTATGATTAAAAGAAGAAGCTTTAAATTTAGCTTTTAATTGTACTTCCACAGGCGGGACAGATAATAATAGATGAAAACAGCACTCATTACAGGTATAACAGGACAGGACGGCTCCTATTTAGCAGAACTATTGCTTGAGAAAGGCTATATGGTGCATGGCATCAAACGCCGTTCTTCCCTTTTCAATACCGATAGGATAGATCATCTCTACCAGGATCCACACGAAAGAAATGTAAGGCTTAAGCTACATTATGGTGACCTGACGGATTCAACTAACCTGATCCGCATCATCCAGGAAGTACAGCCGGATGAAATCTATAACCTGGCTGCCATGAGCCATGTACAGGTAAGCTTTGATACCCCCGAATATACCGGCAATGCCGATGGACTGGGAACTTTGAGAATCCTTGAGGCAGTACGCCTGCTTGGACTCTCTGAAAAAACTAAGATCTACCAGGCCTCTACTTCAGAACTCTATGGCAAAGTACAGGAAGTGCCACAGTCAGAACGCACACCTTTCTACCCCCGTTCTCCCTATGCGGTTGCTAAAATGTATGCCTATTGGATAACAGTTAACTACCGTGAAGCCTATAATATGTATGCCTGCAATGGCATCCTGTTCAACCATGAATCACCTGTACGGGGAGAAACTTTTGTCACCCGTAAAATCACCAGGGCCGCTGCCAGAATTGCTCTCGGCGCACAGGATAAATTATTTCTGGGTAACCTGGATGCCAAGCGCGACTGGGGTCATGCCAAAGACTATGTAGAGGCCATGTACCTCATCCTTCAGCAGGAAAAGCCGGAAGATTACGTGATCGCCACAGGCAGAACCACCTCAGTACGGGACTTTGTACGCATGACCTTTGCAGAACTGGGTGTATCTTTGCATTTCAAAGGCAAAGGCGTGGAGGAGCGGGGATACATATCCAGCACCGACGGACGTTATAAATTACCTGCAGGAAAGGAGGTCGTATGCATCGACCCCCGCTATTTCCGTCCAACAGAGGTAGACCTGCTCATTGGTGACCCCACCAAAGCAAAAAAGCAGCTGGGCTGGGAACCAAATCACTCACTGCAGGATTTGGTGAAAGACATGGTAAACTCCGACATGGAGCTCATGAAGAAAGACGAACACCTGGTCAACAGCGGGTTCAAAACATTTAATTACTACGAGTAACAACATCAGTGGCTCAACAGCAGACTCCAGGAAACAGCGCAGGGCAGCAGCTTGATTATAAGCGATACCTTTTACTAGTATTACGCTACTGGTATGTGGTGCTGATCAGTCTGTTCCTGTTCCTGGGATGGGCTTATTATAAAAATAAGTATTCCCCCAGGACCTACCAGGTGGCCATGACCATGCTCATCAAGGAGAACCAGGGCCAGGAGAATTCTGCGGCCATGCTGTTCAGCAATTCTCTGATCAAACCAAACATTAACTATTACAACGAGCCCTACCTGTTAAAAGCAGATCCGCTGATCGGGCAGGTGGTGCAAAAGCTGGGATTCACAACCAGTTACTATCTACAGGGGAATATTAAAACCACTGAAATTTACCCGGGACTTCCACTGGAATTTACCCCTGATACCACAAATGGCGCTTCACTTCCCTACGGCAGTACTTTTTGGATTCAGGTACTCAACAGCCGTCAGTTTCAGATAAAAGTCTATGTTGAAGATGAACCTTTATTTTCCAGTGCAGAACCTGTTTACGAGTTTGGAGAGTCGATTCAGCTAAGGGATCAAATTATTCAGGTAACTAAGAAGCCAGGTTTCACGAATTCGGAAGCATTCAAACAGGCTTATATTGTTCGCTTTGACCATCCAGGTAGTGTAGCAGCAGCCTATGTTTCTAAGCTTAATATTAAATGGGTCGAACAGGGAGCCGCGGTATTATCCCTAAGTACCATTGGTGAGATTCCAGAAAAAGAAATACGCTTTCTGCAGGCCTTGTCTCAAACCTATATTGAAAAGGACCTCACCAGGAAAAACCAAAATGCTTCCAATACCATCGGATTTATATCCGATCAGCTAATGCAAATTGGCGATTCGCTGGATCTCATTGAGCGGAGGCTGCAAAACTTTAAGCAGGAAAATATTGGTGTAGGGCTAGGCGATCGTGCCAATGTACTATTCTCCAAACTTCAGGGCCTTGAGCAGGAAAAGAATATGACTGTACTCAGGGAGCGGTATTTTGATTATATCAGCGATCATATCTCCAGGGGGCTTGAAACAACAGATTTGATTGTACCCTCCTCTTTGGACATTGGTGATCCTGTCCTCAACAGTTTGATCAGCCAGTTGGTAAATCTGCAGCTACAAAAAGAAGAGCTTAAGAGAAGTACCCAGGCATCCAACCCTATCCTCATCACCCTCGATGAACGTATCAGCGATCTAAAGCAGAACCTGCTGAAAAGTATTGAAGCCCAGCGGGGTAGCATCGATATCTCCCGCAAATCTATCAACAGGGAGATTAATTTAGTAGAACGAGACATCAGGCAGCTGCCAAGGTCAGAGCGTGAATTCATTAACATCCAGCGGGTATATAAGCTTAGTGAGAGCTTATACAATTACCTGCTGGAAAAGCGTGCCGAAGCAAGTATCACCAAGGCCTCTGCTACCTCTGATATCTCCATCGTGAATCCACCCAAGCAGGTGAGTGGCGCCATCACACCAGATGTGAAGGGTAATTACACAAAATCAGTCATGCTGGGTCTGGGCCTCCCGTTGGGGCTCCTTTTTCTGTTGTTTTATTTCAACAACAGGGTCCAGTCAAAAGAGGATCTGGCAAAATATACCTCCATTCCGCTCTTAGGAATGGTGGGTCATAATCCGGCCAATAACAATTTGATTGTTACTACAAAGCCAAAATCTGCCATTTCAGAATCGTTCAGAGGAATAAGGTCTAATCTTAACTTCTTCACCTCCTCCACAGCTGCTGGTAATAACGGCAAAATATTTCTCCTGACTTCTTCCATCAGTGGCGAAGGTAAAACCTTTTGCTCCATCAACCTGGCATCTGTTTTTACCTATAGCGGGTTAAAAACCGTAATTGTGGGTGCGGACATGCGCAAGCCAAAAATATTTCAGGACTTCAAGCTGACAAATGATGTTGGATTGAGTAACTACCTGGCCGGAGTCAGCAAATTTCAGGAGATCATTCAGCCAACCCATATCCAAAATCTATATGTTATTTCCGGAGGCATCATACCTCCTAACCCGGCAGAACTCCTGCAGGGAGAGAGAATGGCTGCACTGATACAGCAACTAAGGAGTGAGTTTGATATCGTGATCATCGATAGTCCACCCCATGGGTTGGTAACAGACTCCCTGTTGCTAATGCCTGCTGTGGATCATACAATTTTTGTGGTGCGCCAGAATTACACCACCACCACCTTATTGAAGAATGTAGAAGCTGATTATGCCAGCGGCCGCTTAAAAAACATAAGTATTCTGCTAAACGATGTAAAGACATCCAAGCATGGGTATGGATATGGGTACGGCTATGGATATGGATATTACGAAGAAGATGAAGACAACACTAGAAAAAGAGGCCTTGCCAGCTTATTCAGCTCAAGATCAAAATAATCAACAAAACAGCCAACTTCAGGAGGAGGACTGGACGCTGATCATACGGCCGCAGTCTAGCCTGTTTGACCTGCAGCTGGCAGAGGTATGGCGGTATCGCGACCTGATGCTGCTTTTTGTACGAAGGGACTTTGTAACTTTCTACAAGCAGACTATCCTGGGGCCCCTATGGTTTTTCCTGCAGCCTATACTTACCACCATCATCTTTACTTTTGTGTTTGGCAGGGTAGCCAATTTATCTACAGATGGCATTCCGCATGTGGTTTTCTATCTTAGTGGTATCGTGCTGTGGAATTATTTTGCCGAATGTGTAAATAAAACCTCCGGAACTTTCACGCAAAATGCCAACCTGTTTGGTAAGGTTTACTTTCCACGCATTGTATTGCCTCTTTCCATCGTCATGAGCAATTTATTGCGCCTGGGTGTCCAATTGCTGCTCTTCATCGGGGTGTGGGTTTACTTTTTTGCAAAAGGTGCTGAGGTAGCCATCAATGCCCATGCGCTGTTATTCCCTGTTCTGATCCTGATCATGGCGGCACTGGGTTTAGGACTGGGCATGATCATCTCCTCGATGACCACAAAATACCGTGACCTTACTTTTCTAATCACCTTTGGCGTACAGCTGGCCATGTATGCCTCGCCTGTGATCTATCCTATCTCTTCGCTGGATGGCGATATCAGGATGCTCATCATGGCAAACCCCATGACTGCTATCATTGAGACTTTCCGCTACGGGTTCCTGGGTGAGGGTACTTTTAGCTGGGCTTTGCTTGGTTATAGTGCTGGGTTTAGTATTGTGGCTCTCTATATAGGAACGATCATCTTCAATAAAGTGCAAAGATCCTTTATGGATACCGTTTAGATATACCCTGATGTCTGATACCGTAATTAAGGTAGAAAATCTCTCCAAGCAGTATCGATTGGGGGTGGTTGGAACCGGTACTTTATCTCACGACCTTAGTCGTTGGTGGCATGGATTAAGAGGAAAAGAAGATCCTTATCACATCATCGATGAAACAAACGACATATCTAGCAAAGGGAGAAGTACAAACGTTTGGGCATTAAGAGATATAAATTTTGATGTCAAAAAGGGTGAAATTCTTGGTGTCATAGGCAAAAATGGAGCCGGTAAATCAACTTTATTAAAAATATTAAGCCGGGTAACAGCTCCTACTAAGGGTACTGTCAAAGCAAAAGGAAGAATAGCCTCTCTTTTGGACGTTGGTACAGGTTTTCATCCGGAGCTAAGCGGGAGAGAGAACGTTTTTCTGAATGGCACCATCTTAGGCATGACCCGTGCAGAAATAAAAAACAAGCTGGATGAGATTGTTGAGTTCAGTGGTACACTACGATATATTGATACTCCGGTTAAACGGTACAGTACAGGCATGCGTGTTCGTTTAGCCTTTGCTGTGGCTGCACATTTAGAATCTGAAATTCTTATTGTAGATGAGGTGTTGGCTGTGGGCGACGCCGAATTTCAAAAAAAAGCATTAGGCAAAATGCATGGTGTTGCAAAAGATAGTGGCAGAACTATACTTTTTGTGAGTCACAATATGGCTGCTATCAAAACTCTTTGTAACAAAGGCATTCTGTTAAAAAATGGTCTTATAGATTTTAGAGGCAGTACCAGAGCTTGCATTCAAGAATATCTGGCACAGAATATAGCTGAGTATTCACTACATGAGTTAGAAGGAAATATTAGCAGAAGCGGTAATGGAAAAGTAAAATTCATTGCTTTTCATCTGGAAAATGAATCCGGAGATCTGATCAATTATGTACTAACAGGTGAGACTATTGCTTTAGTCTTCAAAATAAAGGTGGCTGATAGATCTATAAAAATGATTGATATAGGCTTTTCACTGCACAACCATTACAATGAAAGACTCTGCTTCTTGTATAGTTCTTTTCAGAATACACTATTCTCAGCCGATGAAGGGGAAACGCTTGAAATCAGGTGTTTCATTAAGGACTTTCCTTTTACAGGAAGAAAGTTGGTTGTAAGAGGAAGGATTGAGGCAGATGGCTCTGAAGCTGACTGGCCTAAAGTAAACCTCGGGACTATTGATGTTGAACCAGGTGACTTTTATGGAACAGGTAAAATAAATGATAGCAAAGATCCATTCCTGATAAAAGGAACCTGGGATATCGTGAAATAGATTATTATATCATTATTGGAATAATATTATACTAAGACAGGATTCATTAAAACATTTTATCTGTACAGCTTTTCATCTCCCTTGGAATGATGACTTTCAAAACTCCGCTACTTTTCCTTGTATTTAATAGGCCAGATACTACAGCAGTAGTTTTTCAAAGAATCAGAGTTGCACGACCACTTTTTCTTTTTATTGCAGCAGATGGGCCTAGGAAAGAAGTTACAGGTGAAAGAGAGAAGTGCGAAGCTGTAAGAGCAATAGTTCAGGAAATAGACTGGCCTTGTGATGTTAGATATTTATTCAGAGAAGAAAATTTAGGTTGTAGCAG of the Flammeovirgaceae bacterium 311 genome contains:
- a CDS encoding GDP-mannose 4,6-dehydratase (COG1089 GDP-D-mannose dehydratase), which translates into the protein MKTALITGITGQDGSYLAELLLEKGYMVHGIKRRSSLFNTDRIDHLYQDPHERNVRLKLHYGDLTDSTNLIRIIQEVQPDEIYNLAAMSHVQVSFDTPEYTGNADGLGTLRILEAVRLLGLSEKTKIYQASTSELYGKVQEVPQSERTPFYPRSPYAVAKMYAYWITVNYREAYNMYACNGILFNHESPVRGETFVTRKITRAAARIALGAQDKLFLGNLDAKRDWGHAKDYVEAMYLILQQEKPEDYVIATGRTTSVRDFVRMTFAELGVSLHFKGKGVEERGYISSTDGRYKLPAGKEVVCIDPRYFRPTEVDLLIGDPTKAKKQLGWEPNHSLQDLVKDMVNSDMELMKKDEHLVNSGFKTFNYYE
- a CDS encoding citrate synthase I, hexameric type (COG0372 Citrate synthase), with protein sequence MSNNFATLQYNGQTYQLPIVEGTENERAIDISTLRSESGLITLDPGYKNTGATKSAITFLDGEKGILRYRGYNIEDLAEKSTFLEVAYLLIYGELPKQQEFESFKQDITYHTLVHEDIKKILDGFPSNAHPMGVLASLVCTLTAFYPRSLDPNRSGDEVNLSIIRILAKMPTFAAWCYKNEMGHPVIYPNNKMDYCSNFLRMMFCLPAEDYTPDPVVAKALDTLLILHADHEQNCSTSTVRIVGSSQASLYSSISAGINALWGPLHGGANQAVIEMLEQIKADGGDANKYLEKAKDKNDPFRLMGFGHRVYKNFDPRARIIKKAADDVLSKMGIHDPVLEIAKKLEDAALNDDYFIERKLYPNVDFYSGIIYRAMGIPTEMFTVMFALGRLPGWIAQWKEMRENREPIGRPRQVYTGATHRPYVQVDNR
- a CDS encoding nucleoside recognition domain-containing protein (COG2715 Uncharacterized membrane protein, required for spore maturation in B.subtilis.); translated protein: MVLNYIWIAFFLIAFVVAMFKLLAFGDTAVFPAIVESTFEMAKTGFELSLFLTGVLALWMGLMRLGEKGGVVEGIYKIIGPFFKRIFPAVPPNHPVFGPMVMNFSANMLGLDNAATPLGLKTMEELQTLNPKPDTATNAQIMFLVLNTSGLTIIPVSIMAYRAQQGAANPADIFIPTLLATYFSTIAGLIAVSFFQQINLFNRVVLFYLGTLTLFIAGLIAYFSTLSSDEISVASSQVSSIIIFSIIITFILMAWRKKVNAYEAFIEGAKEGFTVAVKIIPYLVAILVAIGIFRTSGALPLLINGIAGLVELAGLDTRFVPALPTALIKPFSGGGARGMMVEAMQNYGADSFPGTLVSIMQGSTETTFYVIALYFGSVNITKTRYAVACGLIADIVGIIAAILLCYFFFGDRPLSTIP
- a CDS encoding 16S ribosomal RNA methyltransferase RsmE (COG1385 Uncharacterized protein conserved in bacteria), with protein sequence MQVFYQPETPQLLSLTEEESKHCARVLRHRAGDTIWVTNGRNQLFECQLKDANPTRCSFTIISEKEQAARPYSIHLAIAPTKNTDRLEWMLEKCVELGIDQVSLLLCQHSERVKINPDRLYKKAVSAMKQSLNFQMPRIHEPVGYRAFIDSLADENIHKFIAYVDEEPRSHLMQAAGSHHDYCILIGPEGDFSNEEISVALEHDLKPVSLGPSRLRTETAGLAACHILNLINQVPAPDKTDTSGC
- a CDS encoding mgtc/sapb transporter (COG1285 Uncharacterized membrane protein), producing MIEELYQFINVVVAAILTGFIGWEREQRNMPAGLRTNMIVGVSSALLVILGHMMVGYYDRVDAGADLQYDPLRVVQAIIVGVGFIGGGTILKVPEKEKIRYLTSAATILISAGIGIAVALERYVLSVLVVGLILVVNYGIRKWENHTGKSSD
- a CDS encoding acyl-coA-binding protein ACBP (COG4281 Acyl-CoA-binding protein), encoding MVTDQEFQQAVSQSQQLSKRPSNEELLKLYALYKQATEGDVKGERPGGFDFKAMAKYGAWEEQKGKSAEQAKQEYVALVSGLQQRLG
- a CDS encoding polysaccharide export protein (COG1596 Periplasmic protein involved in polysaccharide export) codes for the protein MLSRIVVFALLLGGMLFTACVPVRKQTYLQERQNELQHYPKDTVVKRFTAEEYTYRLRAGDVVSVRITSLTPEQWDFFQKSNPGGAQNGQQDPLLSGYVISPEGAIQLPVVGAVTIAGLSIIEANQHLQQQVEQYLKNPTVHIKLLNFNYTLLGEVNSQGTFNTYDPRMNILQAVGRAGGLTEFADRANVKIVRKMGEEVEIAFVNLLDDDVITSPYFYLRPDDVVVVRPLKVKTFNNFTARNISLGLSVLSILSILYLRVM